In a genomic window of Scomber japonicus isolate fScoJap1 chromosome 17, fScoJap1.pri, whole genome shotgun sequence:
- the si:ch211-63o20.7 gene encoding serine/threonine-protein kinase pdik1l-B-like yields the protein MEELYTLEREVGRGSYGVVFEGHMAKTGQRVAIKRLPCRKPECIELYLQELWAMRATARNHVNIIALHSCLLQTGPRSLRTLKPGKLPLRLVESVLKGTVVGPPQGRERNNSQSNTQRRINSVSRLQDRTNTVQARAKPQEKTKSNASDSTTPQRPQNRSRKRPAEREEEQAAPLRSLALWLVMEYCEGGDLNHYLISRPPDAQRNHSVVRQLSSAVAFLHSLGITHRDLKPDNVLVSVTPKGPVVKVADFGLSKMSEGWMDGDVTRQHFSSVCGSDFYMAPEVWGGLTYSAQADIFSLGVMFWAVLERITFVEEGAYVCKGRWLMPIGEALWENPDLQLCIPMKFKRAPPLPPPPGPAVCALLSDMLASNPDSRPPADQLEARVRSALKEDSH from the exons ATGGAGGAGCTCTACACTTTAGAGAGGGAGGTGGGACGAGGCAGCTACGGTGTGGTCTTTGAGGGCCACATGGCCAAAACGGGACAGAGGGTGGCCATCAAGCGTCTGCCCTGCCGCAAACCGGAGTGCATTGAACTCTATCTGCAAGAGCTGTGGGCCATGAGAGCCACAGCCAGGAACCACGTTAACATCATCGCACTCCACAGCTGCCTCCTGCAGACAGGGCCAAGGAGTCTGAGGACCCTAAAACCAGGGAAACTGCCTCTACGTCTAGTTGAGAGCGTGCTAAAGGGCACTGTAGTCGGACCGCCGCAGGGTCGGGAAAGGAATAACTCCCAGTCCAACACTCAGAGGAGGATTAACTCTGTCTCCAGACTTCAGGACAGGACCAACACCGTCCAGGCCAGGGCTAAACCTCAGGAGAAAACTAAATCAAATGCATCTGATTCTACGACCCCGCAAAGGCCTCAAAACAGATCCAGGAAGAGACCGGCcgagagggaggaagagcaggCGGCACCCCTGCGCAGTTTGGCTCTGTGGCTTGTGATGGAGTACTGTGAGGGCGGTGACTTGAATCACTACCTGATCTCCAGGCCGCCAGACGCACAGCGTAACCACAGTGTGGTGCGGCAACTCAGCAGCGCTGTGGCATTCCTTCACAGTCTGGGAATAACCCATAGAGACCTGAAGCCTGACAATGTGCTGGTCTCTGTTACACCTAAAGGCCCTGTTGTCAAG GTGGCAGACTTTGGTCTGAGCAAGATGAGCGAGGGCTGGATGGACGGTGATGTGACAAGGCAGCACTTCTCCTCAGTCTGCGGCTCTGACTTCTACATGGCTCCAGAGGTTTGGGGCGGACTGACATACTCAGCCCAGGCGGACATCTTCTCCCTGGGTGTGATGTTCTGGGCCGTCCTGGAGAGAATCACCTTCGTGGAAGAAG GCGCCTACGTGTGTAAAGGCCGCTGGCTGATGCCGATCGGGGAAGCTTTGTGGGAGAACCCAGACCTCCAGCTGTGCATCCCGATGAAGTTTAAGAGGGCGCCCCCGCTGCCACCCCCTCCCGGTCCAGCCGTGTGCGCCCTGCTCTCGGACATGCTCGCCTCAAACCCGGATTCTCGGCCCCCCGCGGAccagctggaggccagagtgCGCTCTGCCCTGAAAGAGGACTCCCACTGA